In the Plectropomus leopardus isolate mb chromosome 5, YSFRI_Pleo_2.0, whole genome shotgun sequence genome, one interval contains:
- the trim59 gene encoding tripartite motif-containing protein 59 yields the protein MDNLEEDLTCSVCYTLFSDPRILPCSHTFCKSCLDNLLQVSNNYSIWRPLRLPLKCPNCRSVVELPPMGVDALPTNISLQAIIERYQSDSAPRPPSCKEHHRHLLNIYCVQDHQLICGLCLTIGQHRGHVIDDLQAAYIREKQTPSQLLARLSEQKWAQLCELGEQLEQEKARCEDVLSQDRQEVNQFFQNLEAVLARKRHACLEALDQAEAELSRTYDPLNDRVKLLQEEQLDLVSLGSSLEDEDSPLVFLEQVRLFRERVEEFIKTPLPSVINLSITPRAAEHLQQHWPAVTIGNLEEAPVPNVRYCARCGGVEAEAGRDQSDGRGQSMWCELQPTFSVVLLGLLLLLAALWYNPVGGASLGFSLLSQFSQLIHGLSSELITSVWDVAESAYTAMEATVVRWRSLLSH from the exons ATGGACAACCTAGAGGAGGACCTGACATGCTCCGTGTGCTACACTCTGTTCTCTGATCCGCGAATACTGCCCTGCTCACACACCTTCTGCAAGTCCTGTCTGGACAACCTACTCCAGGTGTCTAACAACTATTCCATCTGGCGGCCGCTACGTCTGCCGCTAAAATGCCCCAACTGCCGCAGCGTGGTGGAGCTGCCCCCGATGGGCGTAGATGCTCTGCCTACCAACATATCTCTGCAAGCCATCATAGAGAGA TACCAGAGTGACAGTGCACCACGCCCCCCCTCCTGTAAGGAGCACCACAGGCATCTTCTGAACATTTACTGCGTCCAGGATCATCAGTTGATCTGTGGGCTGTGTCTGACTATCGGGCAGCACCGGGGCCATGTCATAGACGACCTGCAGGCGGCATacatcagagaaaaacagaccCCATCGCAGCTGCTGGCCAGACTCTCTGAGCAGAAATGGGCACAG TTGTGTGAGCTGGGGGAGCAGCTGGAGCAGGAGAAGGCCCGCTGCGAGGATGTGCTGAGCCAGGACCGACAGGAGGTCAATCAGTTTTTTCAGAATCTGGAGGCCGTGCTGGCCAGGAAGAGACACGCCTGCCTGGAGGCTCTGGATCAAGCTGAAGCAGAGCTGTCCCGAACCTACGACCCACTCAACGACAGAGTGAAGCTCCTACAG GAAGAACAGTTGGACCTGGTGTCTTTGGGTTCATCACTCGAGGATGAGGACTCGCCGCTGGTCTTCCTGGAGCAGGTGCGTTTGTTCAGAGAGAGGGTGGAGGAGTTTATTAAAACTCCTTTGCCCTCAGTGATAAACCTCTCCATCACCCCGCGGGCAGCAGAGCACCTTCAGCAGCACTGGCCTGCTGTGACCATTGGGAATCTGGAGGAAGCACCTGTCCCTAATGTACGCTACTGTGCCAGATGTGGCGGAGTGGAGGCTGAAGCTGGGAGGGATCAGTCTGACGGTCGGGGGCAGAGCATGTGGTGTGAGCTGCAGCCTACTTTCTCTGTGGTGCTGCTGgggctgcttctgctgctggcAGCGCTGTGGTACAACCCTGTTGGAGGGGCTTCGCTCGgtttttctctgctctctcagtTCAGTCAGTTAATCCACGGGCTGAGCAGTGAACTGATCACATCTGTCTGGGACGTTGCAGAGTCTGCATACACAGCGATGGAGGCCACTGTAGTAAGATGGAGATCTCTCCTCTCACACTAA